From Verrucomicrobiota bacterium:
TGAACCACGAAAAGTACGAGGCGGGTAAACACCACATCCTTTCTAACGCCAGTTGCACGACGAACTGCCTGGCGCCGATCGTGTACGTACTTCTGAAGGAGGGTTTCGGCATTGAGGAAGGCTTGATGACGACCGTTCACAGCTATACGGCCACTCAGAAGACGGTTGACGGACCTTCGCGGAAGGACTGGAAAGGTGGACGGGCCGCAGCCATCAATATAATTCCCTCGACGACCGGTGCGGCCAAAGCGGTTGCGCTGGTGTGCCCGGAAGTCAAAGGCAAGCTTACCGGGATGTCGTTCCGCGTGCCGACCCCGACGGTATCGGTGGTTGATCTCACCGTGCGAACCGCGAAGGAGACCAGCTACAAAGAGATTTCCGCAAAAATGGAGGCGGCAAGCAAAACCTACCTGGATGGCATCCTGGGCTACACGTCCGACGAGGTGGTTTCGACCGACTTTGTGCATTCCAAGCACTCGAGCATTTTCGACGCGGGCTCAGGCATCGAGTTGAACAGCCGGTTTTTCAAGTTGATCAGCTGGTATGACAATGAGTGGGGGTACTCAAATCGCTGCGTAGATCTGCTTAAGCACATCATCTCCTAAGGCCGGAGCGAGACGATCATGGCTAAACTATCGGTTCGCGACCTCGACGTTCGGGGGCGGCGGGTGCTGATGCGGGTGGATTTTAATGTGCCGGTTGACGAGGTTGACGGCCGGACCCGGATCACCGATGACACTCGCATTCAGGAAAGTCTGCCGACGATCCGCTTGCTCCAGGAAAAAGGGGCCAAAGTCATCCTGCTCGCGCATTTCGGGCGTCCGAAGGGGCAGCCGAACCCGAAATACTCGCTTCGTCCGGTTGCAGAGCACCTTCGGACGTTGCTCGGTGGCTCGGTTGAATTCTCGCCTGAATTGATTGGTGAGAAGGCCGAAGCGGCTACCCGGGCGGTGCCGGAGCGCGGCGTCCTTCTGATGGAAAACGTTCGTTTTTACAAGGAAGAAGAAAAGAACGATGAGAAGTTTGCCGAGGCGCTGGCTCGCCTGGGTGAGGTTTATGTGAATGACGCGTTCGGAGCGGCGCATCGCGCGCACGCCAGCACGGCCGGGGTGGCCAGATTCATGCCTCAGGCGGCGATGGGACTCCTGATGGAGCGGGAACTCAAATACCTGCAGGAGGAACTGGCTGACCCGAAACGCCCCTTCCTCGTGATTTTGGGGGGCTCAAAAGTGTCCGACAAAATCGGCGTTATCCATGCGCTGATGGAGAAGGCGAACGTTTTTCTGATCGGCGGAGCCATGGCTTATACCTTCTACCGAGCCCTTGGAATTCCGACCGGAGCCAGCCGGGTGGAAGAAGACAAGGTAGACCTGGCTCGGGAGTTACTGGATCGGGCCAGGGCCAAAACGATCAAGTTTCTTATACCGTC
This genomic window contains:
- the gap gene encoding type I glyceraldehyde-3-phosphate dehydrogenase, whose translation is MTRIGINGFGRIGRLVFRAIVEQGLLGNQIDVVAVNDLVPADNLAYLLKYDSTQGRFQGDVVSEKSSPDLAEDDTLVVNGQRVRCLAVKEGPAALPWGKLGCEVVIESTGLFTAAEKAKGHLDAGAKKVIISAPAKGEDITICMGVNHEKYEAGKHHILSNASCTTNCLAPIVYVLLKEGFGIEEGLMTTVHSYTATQKTVDGPSRKDWKGGRAAAINIIPSTTGAAKAVALVCPEVKGKLTGMSFRVPTPTVSVVDLTVRTAKETSYKEISAKMEAASKTYLDGILGYTSDEVVSTDFVHSKHSSIFDAGSGIELNSRFFKLISWYDNEWGYSNRCVDLLKHIIS
- a CDS encoding phosphoglycerate kinase, whose amino-acid sequence is MAKLSVRDLDVRGRRVLMRVDFNVPVDEVDGRTRITDDTRIQESLPTIRLLQEKGAKVILLAHFGRPKGQPNPKYSLRPVAEHLRTLLGGSVEFSPELIGEKAEAATRAVPERGVLLMENVRFYKEEEKNDEKFAEALARLGEVYVNDAFGAAHRAHASTAGVARFMPQAAMGLLMERELKYLQEELADPKRPFLVILGGSKVSDKIGVIHALMEKANVFLIGGAMAYTFYRALGIPTGASRVEEDKVDLARELLDRARAKTIKFLIPSDNVEAAEFKAGAPTRNTPRVSASQGISDGWMGVDIGRETVAEYKAEIANAKTILWNGPVGVFEIPDFAAGTRAVAEAVASADATTIIGGGDSVTAVKQFGLADRMTFISTGGGASLELLEGKELPGVAALTDK